The proteins below are encoded in one region of Aeromonas veronii:
- a CDS encoding hydrolase: protein MKERDGYGLLVVDIQGKLARLVNESDRLIANTSRLVKGAKALGLPVVWLEQNPDKLGATVPELQPLQTGSPVLPKFSFGALGEPQVAAVLAESGVRHWLVCGIEAHICVYQSVLGLLGNGARVSLVTDAVSSRDPANRALAIGQLAARGAALTSVEMCLYELLGDCRDPAFREILALVR from the coding sequence ATGAAAGAACGTGATGGGTATGGCCTGCTGGTTGTCGATATTCAGGGCAAACTGGCGCGGCTGGTGAATGAGAGCGATCGGCTCATCGCCAACACGTCCCGACTGGTGAAAGGGGCAAAGGCGCTGGGACTGCCGGTAGTCTGGCTGGAACAGAACCCGGACAAGCTTGGCGCCACCGTGCCCGAGCTGCAACCCCTGCAAACCGGCAGCCCCGTGCTCCCCAAGTTCAGCTTCGGTGCCCTCGGGGAACCCCAGGTGGCGGCGGTGCTGGCCGAGAGCGGCGTTCGCCACTGGCTAGTGTGCGGCATCGAGGCCCATATCTGTGTCTATCAGAGCGTGCTGGGGCTGCTCGGTAATGGCGCCCGGGTATCCTTGGTGACCGATGCGGTCTCATCCCGCGATCCCGCCAATCGGGCGCTCGCCATCGGCCAGCTGGCGGCCCGCGGCGCAGCCCTCACCTCGGTGGAGATGTGCCTCTACGAGCTGCTGGGGGATTGCCGCGATCCGGCGTTTCGCGAGATCCTGGCCCTCGTCAGATAG
- the modF gene encoding molybdate ABC transporter ATP-binding protein ModF — translation MTLLQWHSARLALRNDQTLFIPDLTLSPGECWAFVGSNGSGKTALASALCGELGVRAGQASGTLAAVRLSFESQQQLGERDFQRRNTDMLGEDEEAGYSVASLMMEEGEDEHAARALLARFGIAALWERPYRYLSSGEGRKLLLARALLSGPELLVLDEPFDGLDQGSRQELMRLLAELVSQGQRLVVIVNRFDEIPPFASHLGLLGDRNLLLSGTREAVLASPEVAQLARAEVIHPDLPPPPTTPEPLPPGPRVRMRQLRIAYGEQVVIDGLDWTIEVGQHWQLVGPNGAGKSTLLSLITGDHPQGYSNDLQLFGRRRGSGESIWEIKRHIGMVSPALHLDYRVSGSVQTVILSGFYDSIGLYARPGDRQLALADQWLTLLGLAQQGAQPFHSLSFGQQRLVLIARALVKHPPLLILDEPLQGLDPLNRHLVRAMVGRLLGEGTQLLFVSHHAEDAPPGLTHRLSFVPDGEGGYDYLQERLGEAI, via the coding sequence ATGACCCTATTGCAGTGGCACTCGGCCAGGCTGGCCCTTCGCAATGACCAAACCCTCTTCATTCCCGACCTGACCCTCTCCCCCGGCGAGTGCTGGGCCTTCGTGGGCAGCAATGGCAGCGGCAAGACGGCGCTGGCCTCTGCCTTGTGCGGAGAGCTCGGCGTGCGCGCCGGCCAGGCATCCGGCACGCTGGCGGCAGTGCGGCTGTCGTTCGAGTCGCAGCAACAACTGGGTGAGCGAGACTTCCAGCGGCGCAACACCGACATGCTGGGGGAGGATGAGGAGGCAGGCTACAGCGTCGCCAGCCTGATGATGGAGGAGGGGGAGGACGAGCACGCGGCGCGGGCTCTGCTGGCACGCTTTGGCATAGCCGCGCTCTGGGAGAGACCCTACCGATACCTCTCGAGCGGCGAGGGGCGCAAGTTGTTGCTGGCTCGCGCCCTCTTGTCCGGGCCCGAGCTGCTGGTACTGGACGAGCCGTTCGACGGGCTGGATCAGGGGTCGCGCCAGGAGCTGATGAGGTTGCTGGCAGAGCTGGTCTCACAGGGGCAACGACTGGTGGTGATCGTCAACCGCTTCGATGAAATCCCCCCGTTTGCGAGCCACCTTGGCCTGCTCGGGGATCGCAATCTGCTGTTGTCGGGCACGCGGGAGGCGGTGCTGGCGAGCCCGGAAGTGGCCCAGCTGGCGCGAGCCGAGGTGATCCACCCCGATCTGCCCCCGCCGCCCACGACCCCGGAACCACTCCCCCCCGGCCCCCGGGTACGGATGCGCCAGCTGCGGATCGCCTATGGGGAGCAGGTGGTGATCGATGGGCTCGACTGGACCATAGAGGTGGGGCAGCACTGGCAACTGGTCGGGCCCAATGGCGCCGGCAAATCGACCCTGCTCTCCCTCATCACCGGGGATCATCCCCAGGGCTACAGCAATGATCTTCAGCTGTTTGGCAGGCGGCGGGGCAGCGGCGAGAGCATCTGGGAGATCAAGCGCCACATCGGGATGGTGAGCCCGGCTCTGCACCTGGATTATCGCGTCAGCGGCTCAGTGCAGACGGTGATATTGTCGGGTTTTTACGACTCCATCGGCCTCTATGCCCGGCCCGGGGATCGCCAGCTGGCACTGGCCGATCAGTGGTTGACGCTGCTTGGGCTGGCGCAGCAGGGGGCGCAGCCATTTCACAGTCTCTCCTTTGGCCAGCAGCGGCTGGTGCTCATCGCCCGCGCCCTGGTCAAGCATCCGCCCCTGCTCATCCTGGACGAACCGCTGCAGGGATTGGATCCCCTCAATCGCCACCTGGTCAGGGCCATGGTGGGACGCCTGCTCGGCGAGGGGACTCAGCTGCTGTTCGTCTCCCATCACGCCGAGGATGCGCCTCCCGGCCTCACTCACCGGCTGAGCTTCGTGCCCGATGGCGAAGGGGGCTATGACTACCTGCAGGAGCGACTGGGGGAGGCTATCTGA
- the asp gene encoding serine protease Asp — translation MRKTTLALAITGLLSALPIASVQASEHCLPLGGNEAGLDTGRSSAERCLPGINPLQDQQWHLLNSGQNAFSARGGVAGNDLNLWWAHRTAVLGQGINVAVVDDGLAIAHPDLADNIRPGSKNVVTGGNDPTPTTANTAHGTSVAGIIAAVDNAIGSRGVAPAAQLQGFNLLDPASRQLQRDWLYALGDSQASRDNRVFNQSYGMSLVTPRGSDDLNRRQLDTLMEQMTQKADGAAYIKAAGNGFNRIASGDYVFNRSGNNPALPFENSNLDPSNSNFWNLVVSASNADGVRSSYSSVGSNVFLSAPGGEYGTDAPAMVTTDLPGCDMGYNRMDRQTTNRLHNNPALDAGCDYNGTMNGTSSATPNTAGAMALLMSAYPDLSVRDLRDLLARNATRIEAAQAPVRVNYTTANGQLRQVTGLEGWERNAAGLWFSPTYGFGLIDVNKALVSAATHDPLPALIQSPWQKVTVRGAAGAIPDVGSAPTTSNIQLAQALTVEAVQVKVSLDHQRLPDLLIELVSPSGTRSVLLNPYNSLVGQSLERQQTGTIRTAGMRDMRLLSHKFYGETAAGEWRLEVTDVANGTRQVSLFNPDTRVRSTLTERNNSQPGQLIDWSLRVLGHEPTRT, via the coding sequence ATGAGAAAAACAACGTTAGCATTGGCAATCACAGGGCTGCTCTCGGCCCTGCCGATAGCCTCGGTACAAGCCAGCGAGCACTGCCTGCCCCTTGGCGGCAACGAAGCCGGACTCGACACCGGTCGCAGCAGCGCAGAGCGCTGCCTGCCCGGCATCAACCCCTTGCAGGATCAGCAATGGCACCTGCTCAACAGCGGTCAGAACGCCTTCAGCGCCCGGGGGGGCGTGGCGGGCAATGACCTCAACCTCTGGTGGGCCCACCGCACCGCCGTGCTGGGCCAGGGGATCAACGTGGCTGTGGTGGACGATGGCTTGGCCATCGCCCACCCGGATCTGGCGGACAACATTCGTCCCGGCTCCAAGAACGTGGTGACCGGCGGCAATGATCCCACTCCCACCACGGCGAACACCGCCCACGGCACCTCGGTAGCAGGCATCATCGCCGCGGTGGACAACGCCATCGGCAGCCGGGGCGTGGCACCGGCGGCCCAACTGCAGGGCTTCAACCTGCTCGATCCCGCCAGCCGGCAGTTGCAGCGGGACTGGCTCTATGCCCTGGGTGACAGTCAGGCCAGCCGTGACAACCGGGTCTTCAACCAGAGCTACGGCATGAGCCTCGTCACCCCCCGTGGCAGCGATGACCTCAATCGTCGTCAGCTCGACACCCTGATGGAGCAGATGACCCAGAAAGCCGACGGCGCTGCCTACATCAAGGCAGCGGGTAACGGCTTCAACCGGATTGCCTCCGGCGACTATGTGTTCAATCGCAGCGGCAACAACCCCGCCCTGCCGTTTGAAAACAGCAACCTGGATCCCTCCAACAGCAACTTCTGGAACCTGGTCGTGAGCGCCAGCAACGCCGATGGCGTGCGATCCTCCTACTCCAGCGTCGGCAGCAACGTCTTCCTGAGCGCCCCCGGTGGGGAATACGGCACCGACGCCCCCGCCATGGTGACCACGGATCTGCCTGGCTGTGACATGGGCTACAACCGGATGGATCGCCAGACCACCAACCGTTTGCACAATAACCCGGCGCTGGATGCCGGCTGCGACTACAACGGCACCATGAACGGTACCTCCTCGGCCACTCCCAACACGGCGGGCGCCATGGCGTTGCTGATGTCCGCTTACCCGGATCTGTCGGTGCGCGATCTGCGTGATCTGCTGGCCAGAAATGCCACCCGCATCGAAGCCGCCCAGGCGCCGGTGCGCGTCAACTACACCACCGCCAACGGCCAGCTACGCCAGGTCACCGGACTGGAAGGCTGGGAGCGCAACGCCGCCGGTCTCTGGTTCAGCCCGACCTATGGCTTCGGCCTCATCGATGTGAACAAGGCACTGGTCAGTGCCGCCACCCATGACCCTCTGCCGGCGCTGATCCAGTCACCCTGGCAGAAAGTGACGGTGCGTGGCGCCGCAGGCGCCATCCCGGATGTGGGCAGCGCGCCGACCACCTCGAACATCCAGCTGGCTCAAGCCCTCACCGTGGAGGCGGTACAGGTGAAGGTCAGCCTGGATCACCAACGTCTGCCCGACCTGCTGATCGAACTCGTCTCCCCGTCCGGGACCCGCAGCGTGCTGCTGAACCCCTACAACAGCCTGGTTGGCCAGTCTCTCGAACGTCAGCAAACCGGCACAATACGCACCGCCGGGATGCGCGACATGCGCCTGCTCTCCCACAAATTCTACGGGGAGACTGCGGCAGGGGAATGGCGACTGGAAGTCACCGACGTGGCCAATGGCACGCGCCAGGTCTCGCTGTTCAATCCTGACACCAGGGTGCGCAGCACCCTGACCGAACGCAACAACAGCCAACCGGGCCAGCTCATCGACTGGTCTTTGCGGGTGCTCGGCCACGAGCCGACCCGTACCTAA
- a CDS encoding serine protease chaperone: MKQILFGLTLAGLLTALPVLADESVTIDGKQYRAIEVNGQTYFTPDNGSKKRVARSLDGKASQPGLRSGDILLHGVASPELVVSGTLLVAADDTQAKSLASRHGLHFKQSSGGIALLTAKPGADLNAIASQLKQEGVEVQIELGGPEQQPK, encoded by the coding sequence ATGAAACAGATCCTCTTTGGCCTCACCCTGGCAGGCTTGCTGACCGCCCTGCCAGTTCTGGCGGACGAGTCCGTCACCATAGATGGCAAGCAATACCGCGCCATCGAAGTCAATGGTCAGACCTACTTCACCCCGGACAACGGCAGCAAGAAACGGGTTGCCCGCAGTCTGGATGGCAAGGCATCCCAACCGGGGCTACGCAGTGGCGACATCCTCTTGCACGGGGTGGCCAGCCCCGAGCTGGTGGTGAGCGGCACCCTGCTGGTGGCGGCTGACGATACGCAAGCCAAATCCCTGGCGAGCCGCCATGGCCTGCACTTCAAACAGAGCAGTGGCGGCATCGCCCTGCTGACAGCCAAGCCGGGCGCCGATCTCAACGCCATCGCCAGCCAGCTCAAGCAGGAGGGTGTCGAGGTGCAGATCGAACTGGGTGGCCCCGAGCAGCAGCCTAAATAA
- the ppsA gene encoding phosphoenolpyruvate synthase, translating to MQQYVLWYEQLGMQDVERVGGKNASLGEMISNLAGAGVSVPGGFATTAFAFNEFLELSGLNGKIHDLLDSLDVDDIAALNKAGQQIRDWVVEAPFQPALEQAVRDAYTKLSAGLEASFAVRSSATAEDMPDASFAGQQETFLNVRGIDAVMVAIKHVFASLFNDRAISYRVHQGYDHKGVALSAGVQRMVRSDLAASGVMFTLDTESGFNDVVFITGAQGLGEMVVQGAVNPDEFYVHKPTLKAGRPAVVRKTLGSKLIKMTYSDDAGHGRQVKIVDTLDAERNRFCITDEEVMALAKQALIIERHYGRPMDIEWAKDGQDGQLYIVQARPETVRSRQEANTLERFALKQSGKVLIEGRAIGHKIGSGPARVISSISQMDEVQPGDVLVTDMTDPDWEPIMKRASAIVTNRGGRTCHAAIIARELGIPAVVGCGNATDHIEDGRLITVSCAEGDTGFIYDGELDFDVAVTEVGNMPRLPIKVMMNVGNPDRAFDFAQLPNAGVGLARLEFIINRMIGVHPKALLEFDKQTPELKATISKMIAGYDSPREFYVAKLTEGIATLAAAFWPERVIVRMSDFKSNEYANLVGGRGYEPHEENPMIGFRGASRYIADSFRPCFALECEAMKRVRDVMGLTNVEVMIPFVRTVGEAEQVVEILAENGLRRGERGLKVIMMCELPSNALLADKFLEHFDGFSIGSNDMTQLTLGLDRDSGLIAHLFDERNEAVKALLSMAIQAARKAGKYVGICGQGPSDHPDFAAWLVEQGIDSVSLNPDTVVDTWLYLAEQHKAG from the coding sequence ATGCAACAGTACGTACTCTGGTACGAACAGCTCGGAATGCAGGATGTAGAGCGCGTTGGCGGCAAGAATGCGTCCCTTGGCGAGATGATCAGCAACCTCGCCGGCGCCGGCGTATCCGTGCCCGGCGGGTTTGCGACCACTGCCTTTGCGTTTAACGAGTTTCTGGAGTTAAGCGGTCTCAACGGCAAGATCCACGACTTGCTCGACAGCCTGGACGTGGATGACATCGCCGCCCTCAACAAGGCCGGTCAGCAGATCCGTGACTGGGTCGTGGAAGCGCCGTTCCAGCCCGCGCTGGAGCAGGCCGTGCGCGATGCCTACACCAAGCTGAGTGCCGGGCTCGAGGCTTCCTTTGCGGTGCGCTCTTCCGCCACCGCCGAGGATATGCCGGATGCCTCCTTCGCCGGCCAGCAGGAGACCTTCCTCAACGTGCGCGGCATCGACGCCGTCATGGTTGCCATCAAGCATGTGTTTGCCTCCCTGTTCAACGATCGCGCCATCTCCTACCGGGTGCATCAGGGGTACGATCACAAGGGGGTGGCGCTCTCGGCCGGGGTACAGCGCATGGTGCGCTCGGATCTCGCCGCCTCCGGCGTCATGTTCACCCTGGATACCGAATCCGGCTTCAATGACGTGGTCTTCATCACCGGTGCCCAGGGACTGGGCGAAATGGTGGTGCAGGGGGCCGTGAACCCGGATGAATTCTACGTCCACAAACCGACCCTCAAGGCCGGCCGCCCTGCGGTGGTGCGCAAGACGCTCGGTTCCAAGCTCATCAAGATGACCTACTCGGATGATGCCGGTCATGGCCGCCAGGTGAAGATCGTCGACACCCTGGATGCCGAGCGCAACCGCTTCTGCATCACCGATGAAGAGGTGATGGCGCTGGCCAAGCAGGCCCTCATCATCGAGCGACACTATGGCCGCCCGATGGACATCGAGTGGGCCAAAGACGGTCAGGACGGTCAGCTCTACATCGTCCAGGCCCGTCCAGAGACGGTGCGCAGCCGCCAGGAGGCGAACACGCTTGAGCGTTTTGCCCTCAAACAATCCGGCAAGGTGCTGATCGAAGGGCGCGCCATCGGCCACAAGATTGGCTCGGGCCCGGCGCGGGTCATCTCCTCCATCAGCCAGATGGATGAAGTACAGCCCGGTGATGTGCTGGTCACCGACATGACGGATCCGGACTGGGAACCCATCATGAAGCGGGCCTCCGCCATCGTCACCAACCGTGGTGGCCGCACCTGTCACGCCGCCATCATCGCCCGTGAACTGGGGATCCCGGCCGTGGTGGGTTGCGGCAACGCCACCGACCACATTGAGGATGGTCGCCTCATCACCGTCTCTTGCGCCGAAGGGGACACCGGCTTCATCTATGACGGCGAGCTCGACTTCGACGTGGCGGTGACCGAGGTGGGCAACATGCCGCGCCTGCCCATCAAGGTGATGATGAACGTCGGCAACCCGGACCGCGCCTTTGACTTCGCGCAGTTGCCCAACGCCGGTGTGGGTCTGGCTCGCCTCGAGTTCATCATCAACCGCATGATAGGGGTCCACCCCAAGGCGCTGCTGGAGTTTGACAAGCAGACTCCTGAGCTCAAGGCCACCATCAGCAAGATGATCGCGGGCTACGACAGCCCCCGGGAGTTCTACGTCGCCAAGCTGACCGAAGGCATCGCCACCCTGGCGGCCGCCTTCTGGCCGGAGCGGGTCATCGTGCGGATGTCGGACTTCAAGTCCAACGAGTACGCCAACCTGGTGGGGGGTCGAGGTTACGAGCCTCACGAGGAGAACCCGATGATCGGTTTCCGTGGCGCCTCCCGCTACATCGCCGACAGCTTCCGCCCCTGCTTCGCCCTGGAGTGCGAGGCGATGAAGCGGGTACGGGATGTGATGGGCCTGACCAACGTCGAGGTGATGATCCCCTTCGTGCGCACAGTCGGTGAAGCGGAGCAGGTGGTGGAGATCCTGGCGGAGAACGGTCTGCGCCGTGGCGAGCGGGGCCTCAAGGTCATCATGATGTGTGAACTGCCCTCCAATGCGCTGTTGGCGGACAAGTTCCTCGAGCACTTCGACGGCTTCTCCATCGGCTCAAACGACATGACCCAGTTGACTCTGGGTTTGGACCGGGATTCCGGCCTCATCGCCCACCTGTTCGATGAGCGCAACGAGGCGGTCAAGGCACTGTTGTCCATGGCCATCCAGGCTGCCCGCAAGGCCGGCAAGTATGTGGGGATCTGCGGCCAGGGCCCGTCCGATCACCCGGACTTCGCCGCCTGGCTGGTCGAACAGGGCATCGACTCTGTATCCCTCAACCCGGATACGGTCGTCGACACCTGGCTCTATCTGGCCGAGCAACACAAGGCCGGCTAA
- the ppsR gene encoding posphoenolpyruvate synthetase regulatory kinase/phosphorylase PpsR, whose amino-acid sequence MHTVFYVSDGTAITAEVFGHAVLSQFPLAFEQVTIPFVETQEKARQVRMRIDEQFRQTGVRPILFHTIVDQQVRDEVLKAQASSHDFLNTFVSPLEQELGIKAEPRLHRTHGMENRKLYDDRIEAVNFALTNDDGITTREYDEADIILIGVSRCGKTPTSLYLALQFGIRAANYPFIEQDMGSLDLPTPLKANRHKLFGLTIAPQRLHEIRNQRRANSRYSSLEQCEQELASVERLFRQEAIRFLDTSSHSVEEISAKILEATGLRRQLC is encoded by the coding sequence GTGCACACCGTATTCTATGTATCCGACGGCACCGCCATCACCGCCGAAGTGTTCGGTCATGCCGTGCTGAGCCAGTTTCCCCTGGCGTTCGAGCAGGTCACCATTCCCTTCGTGGAAACCCAGGAGAAGGCCCGCCAGGTGCGGATGCGCATCGACGAGCAGTTTCGCCAGACCGGGGTGCGTCCCATCCTGTTTCACACCATCGTCGATCAGCAGGTGCGCGACGAAGTACTCAAGGCCCAGGCCAGCAGCCACGACTTTCTCAACACCTTCGTGAGTCCGCTGGAGCAGGAGCTCGGGATCAAGGCCGAGCCCAGGCTGCACCGCACCCATGGCATGGAAAACCGCAAGCTCTATGACGATCGCATCGAGGCGGTGAACTTCGCCCTCACCAACGACGATGGCATCACCACCCGGGAGTATGACGAGGCAGACATCATCCTCATCGGGGTATCGCGCTGCGGCAAGACGCCGACCAGCCTCTATCTGGCGCTGCAGTTTGGCATCCGCGCCGCCAACTACCCCTTCATCGAACAGGACATGGGCTCGCTCGATCTGCCCACGCCCCTCAAGGCCAATCGCCACAAGCTGTTCGGCCTCACCATCGCGCCCCAGCGGCTGCACGAGATCCGCAACCAGCGCCGGGCCAACAGCCGCTATTCATCCCTTGAGCAGTGCGAGCAGGAGCTGGCAAGCGTGGAGCGGCTGTTCCGCCAGGAGGCGATCCGCTTCCTCGATACCAGCTCCCACTCGGTGGAGGAGATCAGCGCCAAGATCCTGGAGGCGACTGGATTGCGCCGCCAACTGTGCTGA
- a CDS encoding amino acid permease, giving the protein MDLQQDGEELKRGLKNRHIQLIALGGAIGTGLFLGIADTIKMAGPAVLLGYAIGGFIAFLIMRQLGEMVVEEPVAGSFSHFAYKYWGDFAGFASGWNYWVLYVLVSMAELTAVGIYVQYWWPEIPTWMSAAFFFVLINAINLSNVKAFGEMEFWFAIIKVVAILGMIGFGGYLLFSGAGGPEATVSNLWAQGGFFPHGVGGLVMAMAFIMFSFGGLELVGITAAEADNPEKSIPKATNQVIYRILIFYIGALTVLLSLYPWGKVVEGGSPFVMIFHALDSNLVANVLNLVVLTAALSVYNSCVYCNSRMLFGLAKQGNAPKTLLKTNKRGVPLTAITISAAATLLCVLINYLIPGKAFGLLMSLVVSALVINWAMISLAHLKFRKVKAAEGVSPKFKALWSPFGNYLCLAFMAAILVIMYMNDGTRISVELIPAWVLLLGIGYLLKQKSQRRVAANLG; this is encoded by the coding sequence ATGGATCTTCAGCAAGACGGCGAAGAGCTCAAGCGCGGCCTGAAAAACCGCCATATCCAGCTCATCGCATTGGGTGGTGCCATCGGTACCGGCCTGTTTCTCGGCATTGCCGACACCATCAAGATGGCGGGCCCCGCCGTGTTGCTGGGCTACGCCATCGGTGGCTTCATCGCCTTCCTCATCATGCGCCAGCTCGGCGAAATGGTGGTGGAAGAGCCGGTCGCCGGCTCCTTCAGCCACTTCGCCTACAAGTATTGGGGTGACTTCGCCGGATTCGCCTCCGGCTGGAACTACTGGGTGCTCTATGTGCTGGTGAGCATGGCCGAGCTGACCGCGGTCGGTATCTATGTGCAGTACTGGTGGCCCGAGATCCCGACCTGGATGTCGGCGGCCTTCTTCTTCGTGCTGATCAACGCCATCAACCTCTCCAACGTCAAGGCGTTCGGCGAGATGGAGTTCTGGTTCGCCATCATCAAGGTCGTGGCCATCCTCGGCATGATAGGGTTTGGCGGCTACCTGCTGTTCTCCGGCGCCGGTGGCCCCGAAGCCACCGTCAGCAACCTCTGGGCCCAGGGCGGTTTCTTCCCGCACGGCGTCGGTGGTCTGGTGATGGCCATGGCCTTCATCATGTTCTCCTTCGGCGGCCTTGAACTGGTCGGCATCACGGCGGCGGAAGCGGACAACCCCGAGAAGAGCATCCCCAAGGCCACCAACCAAGTGATCTACCGCATCCTCATCTTCTATATCGGTGCCCTGACCGTGCTGCTCTCCCTCTACCCCTGGGGCAAGGTGGTCGAAGGTGGCAGTCCGTTCGTGATGATCTTCCACGCCCTGGACAGCAACCTGGTGGCCAACGTGCTGAATCTGGTGGTGCTGACCGCCGCGCTGTCCGTCTACAACAGCTGTGTCTACTGCAACAGCCGCATGCTGTTTGGCCTCGCCAAGCAAGGCAACGCCCCCAAGACGCTGCTCAAGACCAACAAGCGCGGGGTGCCGCTGACCGCCATCACCATCTCCGCCGCCGCCACCCTGCTGTGCGTGCTGATCAACTACCTGATCCCGGGCAAGGCCTTTGGCCTGCTGATGTCCCTGGTGGTCTCGGCGCTGGTCATCAACTGGGCCATGATAAGCTTGGCGCACCTGAAGTTCCGCAAGGTCAAGGCCGCCGAGGGGGTCTCTCCCAAGTTCAAGGCACTGTGGAGCCCGTTTGGCAACTATCTCTGCCTCGCCTTCATGGCCGCCATTCTGGTGATCATGTACATGAACGACGGCACCCGCATCTCGGTCGAACTGATCCCGGCCTGGGTACTGCTACTCGGTATCGGCTACCTGCTCAAGCAGAAGAGCCAGCGCAGAGTGGCCGCCAACCTCGGTTGA
- a CDS encoding cupin domain-containing protein, with protein sequence MNTEFDGNGLFPKGARNEAYAQYFTGTSYLAMLSTQGVTIGNVVFEPGCRNHWHVHHQGGQILIVTGGRGWYQEWGQAPRALAAGDVVHIAAGAKHWHGASADSWFAHLAIEVPAEGASNEWLEPVSDAAYQGLSR encoded by the coding sequence ATGAACACTGAATTTGACGGGAACGGGCTCTTCCCCAAAGGAGCCAGGAACGAGGCCTATGCCCAGTACTTCACCGGTACCAGTTATCTGGCGATGCTCTCCACCCAGGGCGTCACCATCGGCAACGTGGTGTTTGAGCCGGGCTGTCGCAACCACTGGCATGTTCACCACCAAGGCGGGCAGATCCTGATCGTGACCGGCGGGCGAGGGTGGTACCAGGAGTGGGGCCAGGCTCCCCGTGCACTGGCGGCGGGGGATGTGGTCCATATCGCGGCGGGTGCCAAGCACTGGCACGGGGCCAGCGCCGACAGCTGGTTTGCACACCTGGCCATCGAAGTGCCGGCCGAAGGGGCGAGCAACGAGTGGCTGGAACCTGTCTCCGATGCGGCGTACCAGGGGCTGTCCCGATGA
- a CDS encoding carboxymuconolactone decarboxylase family protein, whose translation MMSNPLSEQQQAMIPIAAFTAKGDMAALGTALHHGLDVGMTINGIKEILVQLYAYAGFPRSLNALSAFMAVLAQRQQQGLTDEVGREATPHPEPWDALVEGTRNQTRLVGQPVTGALFAFAPAIDGFLKSHLFGDIFQRDVLDWQTRELATIGALAAMAGVNNQLKSHLAMSLNTGWTVAQLRGYVSTLKASCGDEMGRNAEAVLNELLASQQTGDAGSGEEKR comes from the coding sequence ATGATGAGCAATCCCTTGAGTGAGCAACAACAGGCGATGATCCCCATCGCGGCATTCACTGCAAAGGGTGACATGGCTGCGCTCGGCACGGCGCTGCACCATGGGTTGGATGTGGGCATGACCATCAACGGCATCAAGGAGATCCTGGTGCAGCTCTATGCCTATGCCGGATTTCCCCGGAGTCTGAACGCGCTCTCGGCATTCATGGCAGTCCTGGCGCAGCGCCAGCAACAAGGTCTGACAGACGAGGTGGGCAGGGAAGCCACCCCTCATCCCGAACCGTGGGACGCTCTGGTGGAAGGGACCCGCAACCAGACTCGACTGGTGGGTCAGCCCGTGACGGGGGCGTTGTTCGCGTTTGCCCCGGCCATCGACGGTTTTCTCAAGTCCCATCTTTTCGGGGATATTTTCCAGCGCGATGTGCTCGACTGGCAGACCCGGGAGCTGGCAACCATAGGGGCGCTCGCCGCCATGGCGGGGGTCAACAACCAGCTGAAGAGCCATCTTGCGATGAGTCTGAACACTGGGTGGACCGTGGCACAGCTGCGGGGATACGTGAGTACCCTGAAGGCAAGCTGCGGGGATGAGATGGGTCGCAATGCCGAGGCGGTGCTCAATGAGCTGCTGGCGAGTCAGCAGACGGGAGACGCAGGGTCTGGCGAGGAAAAACGATGA